From a single Mobula birostris isolate sMobBir1 chromosome 13, sMobBir1.hap1, whole genome shotgun sequence genomic region:
- the LOC140207988 gene encoding scavenger receptor cysteine-rich type 1 protein M130-like translates to MRRALMASSLNRCLPRIVIFCYFPESLKLRLVNGGGRCDGRLEIQYKGNWGTVNARSWNMPKSNVVCRQLGCGAVYKALAGGYGEGSGPVFTPNVKCGGSEAALQECKSEPWGDTGYSHSEDVGVVCKESMKVRLEKGGSPCAGRVEANYKGYWRPVYASSWDLQDATVVCRELSCGAALKAPHEYHFGKVFDSVITRNVKCIGTEAALRECQSDEWKFYTHSEPNYAGVICAVQSDKQAILLPVKSRTMEKEEKMAARHSLRGRSDHRVPRLVSGNDDCSGRLEVQLGETWNTVCDLHWDMDDASVVCRQLQCGVAVAVRGGAYFGEGTEHIWTDAFECQGNESGLWDCPFSSGAHRCTHENDVSVICSGNSAARLVDGDSRCSGRVEIQHGDQWGTLCDEYFSLEDAAVVCEQLQCGAVKEIPRDAYFGTGNGPVWKDNYLCLGNESRLADCQVSAWSRISCSHGNDASLICTDEIWSLRLTEGGSRCDGQVEVYDNGRWSRIQDNFWTINEANVVCKQLRCGVATSSYIASGYRGKEGPVWVTDLQCEGSESHLQNCSASIFNRSSSDFIGVSVLCSGE, encoded by the exons ATGCGCCGAGCACTAATGGCCTCCAGCTTAAACCGCTGTTTACCGAGGATCGTTATTTTCTGTTATTTTCCAGAAAGCCTGAAGTTGAGGTTGGTGAATGGCGGCGGTCGATGCGACGGGAGATTGGAGATTCAGTACAAAGGAAACTGGGGGACTGTGAATGCTCGTTCTTGGAATATGCCGAAATCGAATGTAGTGTGTCGACAGCTGGGCTGTGGCGCTGTATATAAAGCCTTAGCTGGTGGCTATGGGGAAGGATCCGGACCTGTTTTCACGCCGAATGTTAAGTGCGGTGGGAGCGAGGCCGCTCTCCAGGAGTGTAAATCAGAGCCATGGGGTGACACTGGCTATTCACACAGTGAGGATGTTGGCGTTGTTTGTAAAG aAAGTATGAAAGTGAGACTGGAAAAAGGAGGCAGTCCATGCGCCGGGAGAGTGGAAGCGAACTACAAGGGATACTGGAGACCTGTCTATGCTTCCAGCTGGGATTTGCAGGAtgcaactgtggtgtgcagagagcTGAGCTGCGGCGCCGCGCTGAAAGCCCCACACGAATATCACTTTGGAAAGGTTTTTGACTCCGTTATAACGCGTAATGTTAAATGCATCGGGACCGAGGCTGCTCTGCGGGAATGTCAATCAGACGAATGGAAATTCTACACACACTCTGAACCCAACTATGCCGGCGTTATCTGCGCAG TGCAGTCGGATAAACAGGCGATTCTTCTTCCCGTCAAATCCAGAAcaatggagaaggaggagaagatggcggcgcgacacagcttgcGCGGccgctccg ACCACCGAGTTCCAAGATTGGTGTCCGGAAATGATGACtgctctggaagactggaagtgcAGCTTGGAGAAACCTGGAACACGGTGTGTGATCTGCACTGGGATATGGATGATGCcagcgtggtgtgccgacagctTCAATGCGGAGTCGCTGTTGCTGTGCGGGGAGGAGCTTATTTTGGAGAAGGAACAGAACATATATGGACTGATGCCTTTGAATGTCAGGGTAATGAGTCGGGGCTGTGGGACTGTCCATTTTCTTCAGGAGCTCATCGTTGCACCCATGAGAATGATGTCAGTGTGATCTGCTCTG GGAATTCTGCAGCACGACTCGTTGATGGGGACAGCAGATGTTCTGGCCGGGTGGAAATTCAGCACGGGGACCAGTGGGGAACACTTTGTGATGAGTACTTCAGCTTGGAAGATGCTGCCGTGGTCTGTGAACAGCTGCAGTGTGGTGCAGTAAAGGAAATTCCCAGAGATGCATACTTTGGCACAGGAAACGGGCCGGTGTGGAAAGATAACTACCTTTGTTTGGGCAATGAGTCCCGACTAGCTGATTGCCAAGTCTCAGCGTGGAGTCGGATCAGCTGTTCGCATGGAAATGACGCCAGCCTGATCTGCACCG ATGAAATTTGGTCTCTGCGGCTGACCGAAGGGGGAAGCCGCTGCGACGGCCAGGTGGAGGTTTATgataatggcagatggagcagaataCAGGATAACTTTTGGACTATCAATGAAGCCAACGTCGTCTGTAAGCAACTGCGTTGCGGTGTGGCCACATCCTCCTACATCGCCTCGGGGTACAGAGGGAAAGAAGGGCCCGTGTGGGTGACCGACCTTCAGTGTGAAGGAAGCGAATCTCATCTCCAAAACTGCAGTGCTTCCATATTCAATCGGTCTTCCTCTGACTTCATCGGCGTTAGCGTTCTGTGTTCAGGTGAATAG